In one Brienomyrus brachyistius isolate T26 chromosome 7, BBRACH_0.4, whole genome shotgun sequence genomic region, the following are encoded:
- the apc gene encoding adenomatous polyposis coli protein isoform X4 produces the protein MAAASYDQLLKQVEALKMENSNLRQELEDNSNHLTKLETEASNMKEVLKQLQGSIEEESMDSSGQIDLLERLKEISLDPSTFPSAKLRPKAPARLYDSCEGAVSVRSGDSSPVPAGSFPRRGVLNGGLEGAGYLEELEKQRSLLMSELEKEEAEKDWYYTQLQNLTKRIDSLPLMDNFSLQTDMTRRQLEYDARKIRAAMEEQLGTCQDMEKRAQSRIARIQQIEKDILHIRQHLHAQPTDSEVMMPNKDKPAPLDCERSGQGAQASAEPALAPLGFNQGCGCGSRAYPTELPSPNDIFLS, from the exons ATGGCTGCTGCTTCTTATGACCAGCTTCTGAAGCAAGTGGAGGCTCTTAAGATGGAGAACTCCAACCTCCGCCAGGAGTTAGAGGACAACTCTAACCATCTGACCAAACTGGAGACCGAAGCCTCTAATATGAAG GAGGTACTAAAGCAGCTGCAGGGAAGCATTGAGGAGGAGTCCATGGACTCTTCAGGACAGATCGACCTGCTGGAGAGGCTGAAAG AGATCAGCTTGGACCCGAGCACCTTCCCCAGCGCCAAGCTGAGACCCAAAGCTCCAGCGCGTCTCTATGACTCGTGCGAGGGTGCTGTGTCTGTGAGATCCGGGGACAGCAGCCCCGTCCCTGCTGGCTCCTTCCCCAGGCGGGGTGTGCTGAATGGAGGGCTGGAAGGCGCAGGGtacctggaggagctggagaagcAGAG GTCCTTACTGATGAGCGAGTTGGAGAAAGAGGAAGCGGAGAAGGACTGGTACTACACACAGCTGCAGAACCTCACCAAGAGAATCGACAGCCTGCCCCTCATGGACAAT TTTTCCCTGCAGACAGACATGACTCGCCGGCAGCTTGAGTACGACGCCCGAAAGATACGGGCCGCCATGGAGGAACAGCTGGGCACCTGTCAGGACATGGAGAAGCGGGCACAG AGCAGAATCGCAAGGATTCAGCAGATAGAGAAGGACATACTTCATATTCGACAGCATCTCCATGCTCAACCCACAGACTCTGAG GTAATGATGCCAAACAAAGATAAACCAGCCCCCCTTGACTGTGAGAGGTCTGGCCAGGGAGCACAGGCATCTGCGGAGCCTGCCTTGGCCCCGCTGGGGTTCAACCAG GGATGTGGCTGTGGATCCAGAGCTTACCCAACAGAACTCCCCTCCCCCAATGACATTTTTCTGTCATAG